A genomic stretch from Sulfurovum riftiae includes:
- a CDS encoding DHH family phosphoesterase encodes MAKDALFPYDEVKALIEGAESITILSHLNPDPDAIGTALGIYTLLKEQKRRRVEVVNASKALPRHLDFLFGYEKIKIGIEYENSLIIACDSGSIERLGFDLSGREILNIDHHQSNDLYGSLNVVIPKYASSSQVAFDLFKKIYDISAQSAESWYAALLSDTRYFTTSSVNAAVFESAKELVGLGVDPAKVATHFTQRRSLSSFRILQRALGSLQLYSDARIAALYVTKEDIAATGATVPDMDGIVDYARSLATVEVALFAMELEEGIRVSLRSKGADVNAIAACFGGGGHKVAAGITFKEGNLQQIIDTIIAKIQETGLADGKKK; translated from the coding sequence GTGGCCAAAGATGCCCTTTTCCCGTATGATGAGGTCAAAGCGCTGATAGAAGGTGCCGAGAGTATCACCATACTCTCCCATCTAAACCCTGACCCTGATGCCATCGGTACGGCATTGGGGATCTACACGCTGCTTAAAGAGCAGAAACGCAGAAGGGTCGAAGTGGTCAATGCCTCCAAAGCATTGCCGCGACACCTTGATTTCCTCTTCGGTTATGAAAAGATCAAAATCGGCATAGAATACGAGAACAGTCTCATCATCGCCTGTGACAGCGGGAGTATCGAACGTCTCGGCTTTGACCTTTCCGGCAGAGAGATACTCAATATCGACCATCACCAAAGCAATGATCTGTACGGATCACTCAATGTGGTCATTCCCAAATACGCCTCCTCTTCGCAGGTCGCGTTTGATCTTTTTAAAAAGATCTATGACATTTCTGCTCAGAGTGCCGAAAGCTGGTACGCCGCACTGCTTTCGGATACGCGCTATTTTACCACCTCTTCCGTGAACGCAGCGGTATTCGAATCGGCCAAAGAGCTGGTAGGTCTGGGGGTCGATCCTGCAAAAGTCGCAACCCATTTCACCCAGAGGCGTTCGCTGAGTTCTTTTCGCATCCTGCAAAGAGCCCTGGGGAGTCTGCAGCTCTACAGTGATGCCAGGATCGCCGCACTCTATGTGACAAAAGAGGATATTGCAGCCACAGGTGCAACGGTGCCGGATATGGATGGTATTGTGGATTACGCCCGTTCATTGGCAACGGTGGAAGTGGCACTTTTTGCCATGGAGCTTGAAGAGGGCATCAGGGTTTCTCTTCGCAGTAAAGGTGCCGATGTCAATGCGATCGCTGCCTGCTTTGGCGGGGGAGGGCACAAAGTGGCTGCAGGCATTACTTTTAAAGAAGGCAACTTACAACAAATTATAGATACAATAATAGCAAAAATTCAAGAAACAGGATTGGCAGATGGCAAAAAAAAGTAG
- the nadC gene encoding carboxylating nicotinate-nucleotide diphosphorylase yields the protein MLKEKFIRELVAEDIGRGDLFARISDSIEIRAYIIAKSDGVFAGREYVEVLAKMYDLALSWDIHDGEAFKKGHKLLLISGDSKTILSLERSILDMVLHASSIATLTAQYVEALKETGVKLLDTRKTRPLLRAFEKYAVRCGGGINHRMGLDDCLMLKDTHLKTIDDLDLFMQEVRQKIPFTSRVEIECESLEMVKKAMHAGADIVMCDNMSLEETREVVAYRGTHYPHILLEASGNVTLETIREIAATGVDAISSGAIIHQANWIDLSMKVG from the coding sequence ATGCTAAAAGAAAAATTTATCAGAGAATTGGTTGCGGAAGATATCGGACGTGGCGACCTGTTCGCCCGTATCAGCGACAGCATAGAGATCCGTGCCTATATCATTGCCAAGAGTGACGGTGTATTTGCCGGGCGGGAGTATGTCGAAGTGCTGGCGAAGATGTACGACCTGGCACTGAGTTGGGATATACATGACGGTGAAGCTTTTAAAAAAGGGCACAAACTGCTCCTGATCTCGGGTGATTCCAAGACCATTCTCTCACTGGAGCGGTCGATCCTCGATATGGTTCTGCATGCTTCTTCCATTGCCACACTGACGGCTCAGTATGTGGAAGCCCTGAAAGAGACGGGTGTCAAACTGCTCGATACTAGAAAGACCAGGCCGTTGCTGCGAGCGTTCGAGAAATATGCGGTACGCTGTGGCGGCGGGATAAACCACCGTATGGGTCTGGATGACTGTCTGATGCTCAAAGATACCCACCTCAAGACCATCGATGACCTGGATCTTTTCATGCAGGAGGTACGGCAGAAGATTCCCTTCACCTCCAGGGTGGAGATCGAATGTGAAAGCCTTGAAATGGTGAAGAAGGCGATGCATGCGGGGGCAGACATCGTCATGTGCGACAACATGTCGCTTGAAGAGACACGTGAAGTGGTTGCCTACAGAGGTACACACTATCCGCATATTCTCCTTGAAGCCAGCGGGAACGTAACGCTTGAGACCATCAGAGAGATCGCAGCCACAGGTGTGGATGCGATCTCGTCGGGCGCCATCATCCACCAGGCAAACTGGATAGACCTCTCAATGAAAGTTGGATAA
- the nadA gene encoding quinolinate synthase NadA: MSIDYKAEIERLKKELPVTVVAHYYQRDEVFEMADITGDSLELARKCKADENPWVVFCGVGFMGQSVKVIAPEKRVLMPKIACCAMARMIDGSYFDDSVDYMVERGIAKENILPITYINSDATVKAKVGEMGGLVCTSSNAFKIIEKGLESGKKILFVPDRCLGQNFAIQMGLKSCVIGEGECDPKEADVICFNGFCSVHQLFTLDDIEFYRNKFPGIKIAVHPECDPKIVAAADFSGSTSQLIKYVSELDPEQKVAVGTEYNLVNRMRKKNTYVLSSTKPECPTMNETTLEDLYNTLKSIEDNKPINEIVVDPHTVKYANLALERMLAIK, encoded by the coding sequence ATGAGTATTGATTATAAAGCAGAGATAGAGAGACTGAAAAAAGAGCTTCCGGTCACGGTCGTTGCACACTATTATCAGCGTGATGAGGTATTCGAGATGGCTGACATTACAGGTGACAGCCTTGAACTGGCACGCAAATGCAAAGCGGATGAGAACCCCTGGGTGGTCTTCTGCGGTGTGGGTTTCATGGGGCAGAGCGTCAAGGTGATTGCACCGGAGAAACGTGTTTTGATGCCGAAGATCGCCTGCTGTGCCATGGCGCGCATGATCGACGGGAGCTATTTTGACGACTCTGTCGATTATATGGTGGAGCGTGGTATTGCCAAAGAGAATATCCTGCCTATTACCTACATCAACTCCGATGCCACGGTCAAAGCCAAGGTAGGAGAGATGGGCGGACTGGTCTGTACCTCCTCCAATGCCTTCAAGATCATTGAAAAAGGGTTGGAGAGCGGCAAGAAGATCCTTTTTGTCCCCGACAGGTGTCTGGGGCAAAATTTCGCCATCCAGATGGGATTGAAATCATGCGTCATCGGAGAAGGGGAGTGTGATCCCAAAGAAGCCGATGTGATCTGCTTCAACGGTTTCTGTTCGGTGCATCAGCTCTTTACACTTGACGATATTGAATTCTACCGCAACAAATTCCCGGGCATCAAGATCGCAGTACACCCGGAGTGCGACCCGAAGATCGTGGCTGCGGCCGATTTTTCCGGTTCGACCTCACAGCTCATCAAGTATGTCTCCGAGCTCGATCCGGAGCAGAAAGTGGCAGTAGGTACAGAGTACAACCTGGTCAACAGGATGAGAAAGAAGAATACCTATGTCCTCTCTTCTACCAAACCGGAATGTCCGACCATGAACGAAACGACACTCGAAGACCTCTACAATACACTCAAATCGATCGAAGACAACAAACCGATCAATGAGATCGTCGTCGATCCGCATACGGTGAAGTATGCCAACCTCGCATTGGAAAGAATGCTGGCGATCAAATAA
- the plsY gene encoding glycerol-3-phosphate 1-O-acyltransferase PlsY → MNVNLILYLSAYLIAGIPFGYLLAKKFAGVDIKHAGSGNIGATNVLRVVKEKDPKLAKKLGAATLFLDAVKGIVIILIAKMLGAPESVLWTLAVLSVVGHCFSAFLMFEGGKGVATGFGVLLVMMPIPALIAIAVWLGASKGLKISSLSSLIGLVAFIIASYLLYPEVPGIGSHAPIWIIAIIIFYKHIPNIVRLFKREEAKV, encoded by the coding sequence ATGAACGTCAATCTCATTCTTTACCTTTCAGCCTATCTCATTGCCGGTATCCCCTTCGGATATCTTCTTGCCAAGAAGTTCGCCGGAGTGGATATCAAACATGCCGGCAGCGGCAACATCGGCGCGACCAACGTACTGCGTGTCGTCAAAGAGAAAGACCCCAAACTCGCAAAGAAACTCGGTGCCGCCACCCTCTTTCTCGATGCCGTCAAAGGGATCGTCATCATACTCATTGCCAAAATGCTGGGTGCCCCTGAAAGTGTTCTGTGGACACTGGCTGTACTTTCCGTGGTCGGCCACTGTTTTTCCGCCTTCCTCATGTTCGAAGGCGGCAAAGGTGTGGCGACCGGCTTTGGTGTACTGCTTGTCATGATGCCCATCCCCGCCCTCATTGCCATTGCCGTATGGCTGGGTGCCAGCAAAGGACTGAAGATCTCTTCACTCTCGTCGCTTATCGGTCTGGTCGCTTTCATTATTGCTTCGTACCTGCTCTACCCTGAGGTACCCGGTATCGGTTCGCATGCACCCATCTGGATCATCGCGATCATCATTTTCTATAAACACATTCCCAATATCGTCCGTCTTTTCAAACGGGAAGAGGCAAAAGTATAG
- a CDS encoding dihydroneopterin aldolase, giving the protein MRIHIDALTLEVIIGLLDFEREHTQRVIIDMEADYDYGQESFIDYADIVLLIEKELKEKRYALLEEALLGLQSVIVTAYPQIKMLDLKIAKPDILPQCTVALSAQWIF; this is encoded by the coding sequence ATGCGCATCCATATTGACGCACTGACACTCGAGGTCATCATCGGCTTGCTGGATTTCGAACGGGAGCATACACAGCGTGTCATCATCGATATGGAAGCAGACTATGACTATGGTCAGGAGAGCTTCATCGACTATGCCGATATCGTTCTGCTGATAGAAAAAGAGCTCAAAGAGAAACGTTATGCCCTTCTTGAAGAGGCGCTGCTCGGACTTCAAAGTGTGATCGTCACGGCCTATCCGCAGATCAAAATGCTTGATCTGAAGATCGCAAAACCTGACATTCTCCCCCAATGCACCGTTGCTTTGAGTGCACAGTGGATTTTTTAA
- the hsrA gene encoding homeostatic response regulator transcription factor HsrA: protein MRVLIIEDDITLGKTLTQLLNENNYQCDLAENLGDAKYYLDIRNYDLVLIGWGTGDHNTSLIADIKKDAHKTSVIILSEDIDKESEIEALRSGADDFIRKPLDEDILLIRIEAKLRFGISNIIEIEELIINPEEEKIIYQGNEIELKGKPFEVLTHLAMHKDQIVSKEQLLDAIWEEPELVTPNVIEVAINQIRQKMDKPLDITTIETVRRRGYRFCFPKKIS, encoded by the coding sequence ATGAGAGTATTGATCATTGAAGATGATATAACATTGGGTAAAACGCTGACCCAGCTGCTTAACGAGAACAATTATCAGTGTGATCTTGCTGAAAATCTGGGAGATGCAAAGTACTATCTCGATATACGCAACTATGACCTTGTATTGATCGGTTGGGGTACGGGCGACCATAATACTTCGCTCATTGCAGATATCAAAAAAGATGCACATAAAACATCCGTGATCATCCTCTCGGAAGATATCGACAAAGAGAGTGAGATCGAAGCCCTGCGTTCGGGTGCGGACGATTTCATCCGTAAACCGCTCGATGAAGACATCCTCCTGATCCGTATCGAGGCCAAACTGCGCTTCGGGATCTCAAACATCATCGAGATCGAAGAGCTGATCATCAATCCTGAAGAGGAGAAGATCATCTACCAGGGCAACGAGATAGAGCTCAAAGGAAAACCTTTTGAGGTCCTGACGCATCTTGCCATGCACAAAGACCAGATCGTCTCCAAAGAACAGCTGCTCGATGCCATTTGGGAAGAGCCGGAACTTGTGACCCCGAATGTCATCGAAGTGGCCATCAACCAGATCCGTCAAAAGATGGACAAGCCGTTGGATATCACGACGATAGAAACGGTCAGAAGGCGCGGATACCGATTCTGCTTCCCCAAAAAGATCTCCTGA
- a CDS encoding YfhL family 4Fe-4S dicluster ferredoxin, producing the protein MALLITDECIACDACREECPNEAIEENDPIYIIDPDRCTECVGHFDEPQCIAVCPVDCIISDPDNVENIEELKFKYEKLQEEE; encoded by the coding sequence ATGGCGCTTTTAATAACTGATGAATGTATAGCATGTGATGCCTGTAGAGAAGAGTGTCCCAATGAGGCGATCGAAGAGAATGACCCAATATATATTATAGACCCCGATCGCTGTACGGAGTGTGTAGGACACTTCGATGAACCCCAGTGTATCGCTGTATGTCCGGTCGACTGTATCATCTCGGACCCGGACAATGTCGAGAACATCGAAGAGCTGAAATTCAAATACGAAAAGCTGCAGGAAGAAGAGTAA
- a CDS encoding Ppx/GppA phosphatase family protein, producing MAKRTAIIDIGSNSARLVIFEKSSHYGFHLICEQKSKVRIGEGAYEKEGYLQPIGIERAFLALQSFIYTIEKYRVRKTICVATSALRDAPNGKVFVRWIKKELGIDIKIIDGKQEAKFGAIAANNLLPLNDAITIDIGGGSSDMALIENGKIIDTYSLNLGTVRLKELFFDKECSLTETNAKAKAFIHKELERLPSHFRHRLAVGIGGTARTLSKGVMKRSGHPLDKLHAFTYGVEAWHDYFERIPKSSAKGLKKFGLKKSRYDTIREGTLIFTEILSHIGAQKVISSSVGVREGVFLEQMLRDEGLTFPKDINPSVVSILDRFHPLIKLEQKNKGKLKIASRLYAVMQEEIRDEKRYRSELNWALKLSYIGEILNVYSSHQTAFYIAIQELNYGFSHEEILLISSLLRMHGKELLYEPLIEEYHLLLPDETSLLWLSFIYTLTVFLHENSHAADIDFSYAEKTLTITSDQPLYLAREKIKKLEKPVPFAIIIKDRNRIPKNKELGI from the coding sequence ATGGCAAAACGGACCGCGATCATCGATATCGGTTCGAACTCAGCCAGACTTGTTATTTTTGAAAAAAGCAGCCATTACGGCTTTCACCTTATCTGCGAACAGAAATCCAAGGTCCGCATCGGAGAGGGTGCCTATGAAAAAGAGGGCTATCTTCAGCCCATCGGCATAGAACGTGCCTTTCTTGCCCTTCAATCCTTTATCTATACCATTGAGAAGTATCGGGTACGCAAAACCATCTGTGTAGCCACTTCTGCCCTCAGAGATGCTCCCAACGGGAAAGTGTTCGTCAGGTGGATCAAAAAAGAGCTGGGAATTGACATCAAGATCATCGACGGGAAACAGGAGGCGAAGTTCGGTGCCATTGCCGCGAACAACCTGCTTCCCCTGAACGATGCCATTACCATCGATATCGGCGGCGGTTCCTCCGATATGGCACTCATAGAGAACGGAAAGATCATCGATACCTACTCCCTCAACCTGGGAACGGTGAGGCTCAAAGAACTCTTTTTCGACAAAGAGTGTTCCCTCACAGAGACCAACGCCAAAGCCAAAGCATTTATCCACAAAGAGCTTGAGAGGCTTCCCTCGCATTTCAGGCACAGGCTGGCCGTCGGTATCGGCGGTACGGCCAGGACACTGAGCAAAGGGGTCATGAAACGCAGCGGACATCCCCTGGACAAGCTGCATGCTTTTACCTATGGTGTGGAGGCATGGCATGACTATTTCGAGCGTATCCCGAAGAGTTCCGCCAAAGGTCTCAAGAAATTCGGACTCAAAAAAAGCCGTTATGATACTATCAGAGAGGGGACACTCATCTTTACAGAGATCCTCTCGCATATCGGTGCCCAAAAGGTCATCAGCAGTTCCGTGGGAGTACGTGAAGGGGTTTTTCTTGAGCAGATGCTCAGAGATGAGGGATTGACCTTCCCCAAAGACATCAACCCCAGTGTCGTCTCCATACTCGACCGCTTCCATCCTCTCATCAAACTGGAGCAGAAGAACAAAGGCAAACTGAAGATCGCCTCCAGACTCTACGCTGTCATGCAGGAAGAGATCAGAGATGAGAAGCGCTACAGGAGTGAACTCAACTGGGCACTGAAACTCTCCTATATAGGAGAGATACTCAATGTCTACAGTTCACACCAGACCGCATTTTATATCGCTATACAGGAGTTGAACTACGGCTTCAGCCACGAAGAGATACTGCTGATCTCCTCTCTGCTTCGTATGCATGGCAAGGAGCTGCTCTATGAACCCCTCATCGAAGAGTACCATCTGCTTCTACCTGATGAGACTTCACTTCTCTGGCTGAGCTTCATCTACACACTGACTGTCTTCCTGCATGAGAATTCCCATGCGGCAGATATCGATTTCAGCTATGCGGAGAAGACCCTGACAATCACATCAGACCAGCCGCTCTATCTGGCAAGGGAGAAGATCAAAAAACTTGAGAAGCCTGTTCCTTTTGCCATTATCATCAAAGACAGGAACAGGATCCCCAAAAACAAAGAGTTGGGAATATAG
- a CDS encoding FMN-binding glutamate synthase family protein, which translates to MLTDVWIFLEFITPYVLSLFFVVLVALFIYDRFIQRKHSLLVNYPVIGRFRYLFEALREPLRQYFAEENFYESRDKVDWVYKAAKDLPNYKSFSVDQPFAEDRFIVKHATNVLNDDEVSKDMTVIYGEKRENPYVAKTPIVRSAMSDGALSPEAVRAFSLGAALSGYTLNTGEGGLTSNHLYTLNPAPGDNIEYLEIIKSTPLADTVFQWMEKLFNRTYAIKAYRKVLLNKRTENTYIYGQASNILFRVNWKAPLSAFPKEVPESLPDMVFQMSSGLYGVRDDNGEFDEERYAKVMTFCRMTEIKIAQGAKQTGGKLAGSKVTADIAYYRGIEEGKDLFSPNRFPYADTPEHLMNFIGRLQEISQKPVGVKIVISDENTIDRLAGIVAKRKEEGLPIPDFITVDSGEGGSATAPLELMESVGLNTVNALYVLDTALRRHGLREDIKIIASGKILTPDDVIITMSLGADAVGIARGFMMSGGCIRARMCSGYGSHKCPVGMATQDPKKRASYMVVKQAYQMSNYHNNLIKGMKMMLAIMGFDHKSKLSKKNLTFRNRNGEIFFDVEDYFKSKLHTYRDH; encoded by the coding sequence ATGTTAACTGACGTTTGGATATTTCTGGAGTTCATCACTCCTTATGTGCTGAGCCTGTTCTTTGTCGTACTGGTAGCCTTGTTCATTTATGACCGGTTTATTCAGCGAAAGCACTCTCTTTTGGTGAACTACCCGGTCATCGGTCGTTTCAGATATCTCTTTGAAGCACTGCGTGAGCCGTTGAGACAGTACTTTGCAGAAGAAAACTTCTATGAGTCGCGTGACAAGGTCGACTGGGTCTACAAGGCGGCCAAAGACCTTCCGAATTATAAATCCTTTTCGGTCGATCAGCCTTTTGCAGAAGACCGTTTCATTGTGAAGCATGCCACGAATGTACTCAATGATGACGAAGTATCAAAAGATATGACCGTTATCTACGGAGAAAAACGGGAAAACCCGTACGTGGCAAAAACACCGATCGTCAGATCGGCAATGTCAGACGGGGCACTCAGCCCTGAAGCGGTACGCGCCTTCTCTTTGGGCGCGGCACTTTCGGGTTATACGCTCAACACGGGAGAGGGTGGTCTGACCTCCAATCACCTCTATACTCTCAACCCCGCACCGGGTGACAATATAGAATACCTGGAGATCATCAAAAGTACACCTTTGGCAGATACGGTCTTCCAATGGATGGAGAAGCTTTTTAACCGTACCTATGCGATCAAAGCGTACCGTAAAGTACTCCTGAACAAAAGAACGGAAAATACCTATATTTACGGCCAGGCATCCAACATCCTTTTCAGAGTGAACTGGAAAGCCCCCCTGAGTGCATTCCCAAAAGAAGTGCCTGAGTCTCTACCTGACATGGTCTTCCAGATGAGTTCCGGACTTTATGGTGTACGCGACGATAATGGAGAATTTGATGAGGAGCGTTATGCAAAGGTGATGACCTTCTGCCGTATGACGGAGATCAAGATCGCACAGGGTGCCAAACAGACCGGCGGTAAGCTGGCCGGTTCGAAGGTGACGGCCGATATCGCCTACTACCGGGGGATCGAAGAGGGCAAAGACCTCTTCTCTCCCAACCGCTTCCCGTATGCGGATACCCCGGAACACCTGATGAACTTCATCGGCAGGCTGCAGGAGATCTCCCAAAAGCCCGTAGGGGTTAAGATCGTTATCTCTGATGAAAATACTATAGACAGGCTGGCCGGCATCGTAGCGAAACGCAAAGAAGAAGGATTGCCGATACCTGATTTCATTACCGTGGACAGCGGTGAAGGAGGAAGTGCGACCGCACCGCTCGAACTAATGGAATCGGTTGGACTCAATACGGTCAATGCACTTTACGTACTCGATACGGCCCTGCGAAGACATGGACTCAGGGAAGATATCAAGATCATTGCCAGTGGTAAGATCTTGACCCCTGACGATGTGATCATCACGATGTCACTGGGTGCGGATGCTGTAGGAATCGCCAGAGGCTTCATGATGAGCGGCGGATGTATCCGTGCGCGTATGTGCTCAGGGTACGGCAGCCATAAATGCCCGGTAGGTATGGCAACGCAGGACCCCAAGAAAAGAGCTTCCTACATGGTCGTCAAGCAGGCATACCAGATGTCGAACTACCATAACAATCTCATCAAGGGGATGAAGATGATGCTTGCGATCATGGGCTTTGACCATAAAAGCAAACTCAGCAAGAAGAACCTGACATTCAGAAACCGTAACGGTGAGATATTCTTTGATGTTGAGGACTACTTCAAAAGCAAACTGCACACCTATAGAGACCATTAA
- a CDS encoding DUF2092 domain-containing protein, whose amino-acid sequence MKRIFYILLLLQMSAIMLFASSGTSGTVRTKTLYPMPAAIVMDAYRYLGKLRAFSVDAVTTNDDYFQGEMVATFTHWIHIDLQRPGKLHIEVDGDLKNRSFYLNDGRFTIYDKHLDYYGELEIPRKIDTALDTLFEQYDIKTSLANILYSDLDKRIPPKNKGYYFGTSEVDGHECHHIGFTNSVEEIQLWIEKGKRPLIRKFIVVDKTESYLPRSGTILRWYLNPKFSQAVFDFTPSAKTVQIAIESYAKGGK is encoded by the coding sequence ATGAAGAGGATCTTTTATATACTGCTCTTACTTCAGATGAGTGCGATAATGCTTTTTGCCTCATCGGGTACCAGTGGAACGGTTCGGACAAAAACACTCTATCCGATGCCTGCAGCTATCGTGATGGATGCCTACAGGTACCTGGGAAAACTCAGGGCATTCTCAGTCGATGCTGTCACGACCAATGACGACTATTTTCAGGGAGAGATGGTGGCGACATTCACCCACTGGATCCACATCGACCTGCAGCGTCCGGGAAAGCTTCATATCGAAGTTGACGGAGATCTGAAGAACAGAAGTTTCTACCTGAATGACGGCCGCTTTACTATTTACGATAAACACCTTGACTACTATGGAGAATTGGAAATACCCAGAAAAATAGATACTGCACTCGATACGCTGTTCGAACAGTATGATATCAAGACATCCCTGGCGAACATTCTCTATTCTGATCTTGACAAGCGTATTCCCCCCAAGAACAAAGGGTATTATTTCGGTACTTCCGAAGTGGATGGCCATGAGTGTCACCATATCGGCTTTACGAACAGTGTGGAGGAGATACAGCTCTGGATAGAAAAGGGGAAGAGACCCCTGATCCGAAAATTCATCGTGGTCGACAAAACGGAATCGTATCTGCCAAGAAGCGGGACTATACTCCGATGGTATCTGAACCCGAAGTTCAGTCAGGCTGTGTTTGATTTTACCCCATCGGCAAAGACGGTGCAGATCGCCATTGAATCGTATGCGAAAGGAGGGAAGTAG
- a CDS encoding DUF3302 domain-containing protein: MALAIDPRTLDFVALGIFTTVVIVFIYLVIYIHDIPYEIAKKRNHPHRDAIHIAGWVSLFLMHVIWPFLWIWAYLYKPGEGWGLETVEIKESPEAEKELEALKEKLAALEEKIEKIGTEQPMQPVKNTQEEVK, encoded by the coding sequence ATGGCATTGGCTATCGACCCTCGAACACTTGACTTTGTCGCACTTGGCATCTTCACCACTGTTGTCATCGTCTTCATCTATCTTGTCATCTACATTCATGACATTCCCTACGAGATCGCAAAGAAGAGGAATCACCCCCACCGAGATGCCATACACATCGCCGGATGGGTAAGCCTCTTTCTCATGCATGTCATTTGGCCATTTCTCTGGATCTGGGCCTACCTCTACAAACCCGGTGAAGGGTGGGGGCTGGAGACCGTGGAGATCAAAGAGTCCCCCGAAGCAGAGAAAGAGCTGGAAGCACTCAAAGAAAAGCTTGCTGCACTGGAAGAAAAAATCGAAAAGATAGGTACAGAGCAGCCTATGCAGCCTGTAAAAAATACACAAGAGGAGGTTAAATAG
- a CDS encoding HlyD family secretion protein, with amino-acid sequence METLMVLTYATFCWIVFKVFKIPVNKWSLTTAVLGGVIMLSVILMGMAYYHPGSKSARNYFLTTPIISNVRAKVTEVIVKPNQPVKKGDLLLKLDDTPFKAALEDLEAQLEFAKKRLEDYKELRRVAGGSKFDIHDYEQQVASLTARVEKARFDLDSCTITAPSNGFVTQVRARPGVMAVPFPIMPLLTFVNTDSIAFIAGFSQEPLTNIHKGNLAEVIFPSIPGRSFQGHVEQVLPTMAEGEIAPDRRMFSFNTQLPQGQIPVIIKIDDNMSAYNLPLGVDAVVATYDMSHGFWSHTAIIRKILLRMQAWQYFLRFH; translated from the coding sequence ATGGAAACGTTAATGGTCCTTACCTATGCCACCTTCTGCTGGATCGTCTTCAAGGTGTTCAAGATCCCTGTGAACAAATGGTCACTGACCACTGCCGTGCTTGGCGGGGTCATCATGCTCTCGGTCATCCTTATGGGAATGGCCTATTATCATCCGGGCTCCAAAAGTGCACGTAACTACTTTCTGACCACACCTATCATCTCCAATGTCAGAGCGAAGGTCACAGAAGTTATCGTCAAGCCCAACCAACCGGTCAAGAAAGGAGACCTCCTCCTCAAACTCGATGATACACCATTCAAAGCAGCACTTGAAGATCTTGAAGCGCAGCTTGAGTTCGCCAAAAAAAGACTCGAGGACTATAAAGAACTTCGCCGTGTCGCCGGTGGTTCCAAATTCGATATACACGACTATGAACAGCAGGTCGCTTCACTGACTGCCCGTGTCGAAAAAGCCAGGTTCGATCTTGACAGCTGTACCATTACCGCACCCTCCAACGGTTTTGTCACCCAGGTACGTGCCCGTCCTGGTGTCATGGCCGTACCTTTTCCCATCATGCCGTTGCTGACCTTCGTCAATACGGACTCTATCGCATTCATTGCCGGTTTCTCACAGGAGCCGTTGACGAACATCCATAAAGGCAATCTGGCGGAGGTCATCTTCCCTTCCATTCCCGGGCGTTCCTTCCAGGGACATGTCGAACAGGTACTTCCTACCATGGCCGAAGGTGAGATCGCACCGGACAGACGTATGTTCTCTTTCAATACACAGCTTCCGCAGGGACAGATACCGGTCATCATCAAGATAGACGACAATATGAGTGCCTATAATCTGCCTCTGGGAGTAGATGCCGTGGTCGCAACCTACGATATGTCACACGGATTCTGGTCGCATACTGCGATCATCCGTAAGATCCTGCTTCGTATGCAGGCATGGCAGTATTTCCTGCGTTTCCATTAA